A stretch of the Halorussus salinus genome encodes the following:
- a CDS encoding alpha/beta fold hydrolase, whose translation MPYADNDGVSLYYETTDPDGNQEDDADSEDREGDAETVVLVEGLGYGRWMWRWQRDRLAEEGYRVVVWDNRGTGDSDEPDGPYTVAQMASDLEAVLDAADAERAHVVGASMGGMIAQQYALDYDRAESLVLLCTSPGGDDAIPTPEETQARMFGVPEEADERETIRYKMEPAMTDEFWEANDDLVADIVDWRLAGDASDAGREAQAAAVAQFDASDRLDQIDAPTLVAHGTADRVLPVGNADLLDGGLPNARLAIFEEGSHLFFIEQAEDVNDRLAEFLHDV comes from the coding sequence ATGCCTTACGCGGACAACGACGGGGTTTCACTCTACTACGAGACTACCGACCCGGACGGGAATCAGGAGGACGACGCCGACTCGGAGGACCGGGAAGGCGACGCCGAGACGGTCGTCCTCGTGGAGGGACTGGGCTACGGCCGGTGGATGTGGCGCTGGCAGCGAGACCGACTCGCCGAGGAGGGCTACCGGGTCGTCGTCTGGGACAACCGCGGGACCGGCGACTCCGACGAACCGGACGGCCCGTACACCGTCGCACAGATGGCAAGCGACCTCGAAGCGGTCCTCGACGCGGCCGACGCCGAGCGCGCCCACGTCGTCGGCGCGAGCATGGGCGGGATGATAGCCCAGCAGTACGCACTCGACTACGACCGAGCCGAATCCCTCGTCCTGCTCTGCACCAGTCCCGGCGGCGACGACGCGATACCGACCCCCGAGGAGACCCAAGCCCGGATGTTCGGCGTGCCCGAGGAGGCCGACGAGCGCGAGACCATCCGGTACAAGATGGAACCCGCGATGACCGACGAGTTCTGGGAGGCGAACGACGACCTCGTCGCGGATATCGTGGACTGGCGATTGGCGGGCGACGCGAGCGACGCGGGCCGCGAAGCGCAGGCCGCCGCCGTCGCGCAGTTCGACGCGAGCGACCGACTGGACCAAATCGACGCGCCAACGCTCGTCGCGCACGGGACCGCAGACCGAGTGCTTCCGGTCGGGAACGCCGACCTACTGGACGGGGGCCTGCCGAACGCTCGACTCGCTATCTTCGAGGAGGGGTCGCATCTCTTCTTCATCGAGCAGGCCGAGGACGTGAACGACCGCCTCGCGGAGTTCCTGCACGATGTTTAG
- a CDS encoding MaoC family dehydratase: MPVATLDDTAEASLTVTEETIDAYADLTGDDNPIHRDDEYAAETFFGGRVAHGMLSAGVVSAALADLPGDIVYLSQDLDFENPVRPGQTVTATVTVEEDLGDDRLRVETIAETEDQQALSGEAIVMSVPHESE; encoded by the coding sequence ATGCCCGTCGCAACTCTCGACGACACCGCGGAGGCGAGTCTGACAGTCACAGAGGAGACCATCGACGCCTACGCCGACCTGACCGGCGACGACAACCCCATCCACCGCGACGACGAGTACGCCGCCGAGACGTTCTTCGGCGGCCGGGTCGCCCACGGGATGCTCTCGGCGGGCGTCGTCAGCGCCGCGCTCGCGGACCTCCCCGGCGACATCGTCTACCTCTCGCAGGACCTCGACTTCGAGAATCCGGTCCGGCCCGGCCAGACCGTGACCGCGACGGTGACTGTCGAGGAGGACTTGGGCGACGACAGGCTTCGAGTCGAGACGATTGCCGAAACCGAAGACCAGCAGGCTCTCTCTGGCGAAGCTATCGTCATGTCAGTACCACACGAGAGCGAGTGA
- a CDS encoding DUF371 domain-containing protein, producing the protein MNESTNTTEVVHAQGHENVSAAHASTFEVTTDDYLTPAGDCILGIEADRAPADFAEEFVAACQHADATITAHFETEEYVETVVGRGHPDLTFESDRSAVGRTSDYVDDRTILVGAEFAAEGFDRDLVAALADGADLTVTLTVERE; encoded by the coding sequence ATGAACGAATCGACCAATACGACGGAAGTCGTCCACGCGCAGGGTCACGAGAACGTCTCGGCCGCCCACGCGAGTACCTTCGAGGTGACGACCGACGACTATCTGACGCCCGCGGGCGACTGCATCCTCGGTATCGAGGCCGACCGCGCGCCCGCCGACTTCGCCGAGGAGTTCGTCGCGGCCTGCCAGCACGCCGACGCGACCATCACCGCACACTTCGAGACCGAGGAGTACGTCGAGACCGTGGTCGGGCGCGGCCACCCGGACCTGACCTTCGAGAGCGACCGGAGCGCGGTGGGTCGGACCAGCGACTACGTGGACGACCGGACGATTCTGGTCGGCGCGGAGTTCGCGGCCGAGGGCTTCGACCGGGACCTCGTGGCGGCGCTGGCCGACGGGGCCGACCTGACCGTGACCCTGACTGTCGAGCGCGAGTAG
- a CDS encoding digeranylgeranylglycerophospholipid reductase, translated as MSDHFDVVIAGAGPAGAQCARDLAERGYDVVVLETEAEDEFPAQSNKSTAGTFPSMMGSFGIPDDVVMNYTDDVVLESPNNHYVRHQPGAVLEFADFKNFLVEDAREDGAEYWFDARVSKPIMDDGDIVGVRFNGDREVYADVVIDATGPAAPLAKDLGVTGLEREHQAIGVEYELEGIDIDADGYADLTDAMMLRLDHELAPGGYSWIFHTGEDTAKVGLCYIQNEAHRDYAKDGMSIDGYLQYWLDNDPRFADAERIEGKQHRGSAHIQMPDGFSTDNFMAVGDTVPTIDPLWGEGIHTCMKSGRMAAVTADRCFMSSDRDTSAEKLSIYDDLWHERVAPKMRRRLLMTQLLYLVPNHRYDTLIRDLNRVDADALRKANTGSIRGILKLIHTDDIPILAQFAKERLL; from the coding sequence ATGTCTGACCACTTCGACGTAGTGATTGCGGGTGCCGGACCGGCGGGCGCACAGTGCGCGCGGGACTTGGCCGAACGGGGCTACGACGTGGTCGTCCTCGAAACCGAGGCCGAAGACGAGTTCCCCGCCCAGAGCAACAAGTCCACGGCCGGGACGTTCCCCTCGATGATGGGGTCGTTCGGCATCCCGGACGACGTGGTGATGAACTACACCGACGACGTGGTGCTAGAATCGCCCAACAACCACTACGTGCGCCACCAGCCCGGTGCGGTCCTCGAATTTGCGGACTTCAAGAACTTCCTCGTGGAGGACGCCCGCGAGGACGGTGCCGAGTACTGGTTCGACGCCCGCGTCTCCAAGCCCATCATGGACGACGGCGACATCGTCGGCGTCCGGTTCAACGGCGACCGAGAGGTTTACGCCGATGTCGTCATCGACGCGACCGGTCCGGCCGCCCCGCTGGCCAAGGACCTCGGCGTGACCGGTCTCGAACGCGAGCATCAGGCCATCGGCGTGGAGTACGAGCTAGAGGGCATCGACATCGACGCCGACGGCTACGCCGACCTCACCGACGCGATGATGCTCCGACTCGACCACGAACTCGCGCCGGGCGGCTACTCGTGGATATTCCACACGGGCGAGGACACCGCGAAGGTCGGACTCTGCTACATCCAGAACGAGGCCCACCGCGACTACGCCAAGGACGGCATGAGCATCGACGGCTACCTCCAGTACTGGCTGGACAACGACCCGCGATTCGCGGACGCCGAGCGCATCGAAGGGAAGCAACACCGCGGGTCGGCCCACATCCAGATGCCCGACGGCTTCAGTACGGACAACTTCATGGCCGTCGGCGACACGGTGCCGACCATCGACCCCCTGTGGGGCGAGGGCATCCACACTTGCATGAAGTCGGGCCGGATGGCGGCGGTCACCGCCGACCGGTGTTTCATGTCGAGCGACCGGGACACCTCCGCGGAGAAGCTGTCTATCTACGACGACCTCTGGCACGAACGCGTCGCCCCGAAGATGCGGCGGCGACTCCTGATGACCCAACTGCTCTATCTCGTGCCCAACCACCGCTACGACACGCTCATCCGGGACCTCAATCGCGTGGACGCCGACGCGCTCCGGAAGGCCAACACCGGGAGCATCCGGGGCATCCTGAAGCTGATTCACACCGACGACATCCCCATCTTGGCGCAGTTCGCCAAGGAACGACTTCTCTGA
- a CDS encoding 2-oxoacid:acceptor oxidoreductase subunit alpha, translated as MPDDLNWAIGGEAGDGIDSTGKIFAQALSRAGRHVFTSKDFASRIRGGYTAYKIRSSTDRVESVVDRLDILVALTERTIDENLDELHDDSVIIYDGERTEMEDVEIPGDMTGLSVPLQRLAEEAGGAIMQNIVALGAACEVTNFPIENLDSALEKKFGNKGESIVSNNKEAARKGQEFVADEYDYEFDYDLDTTDNDYVLLNGDEAIGMGAIAAGCRFYAGYPITPATDVMEYLTGRIEQFGGEVVQAEDELSAINMALGAARAGARSMTATSGPGIDLMTETFGLVATSETPLVIADVMRSGPSTGMPTKQEQGDLNMTLYGGHGEIPRFVVAPTNVGECFQKTIEAFNLAEKYQTPVFLLADLSMAVTEQTFEPEVFDMDAVEIDRGKIVDDDEVEAWTDERDRFQPHFSTADGVSPRALPGTENAAHMSTGLEHNALGRRTEDTDVRIEQVDKRNRKVETAKEEEDWSPREFGNPDSDNLVISWGSNEGAMREALDYLDDEEIDVRFLSVPYIFPRPDLSDDIEAADEVIVVECNESGQFADLLEHDALTRVKRVNKYNGVRFKADELADEIEAALQSEEVTA; from the coding sequence ATGCCAGACGACCTGAACTGGGCCATCGGCGGAGAGGCCGGCGATGGGATCGACTCTACCGGGAAAATCTTCGCGCAAGCGCTTTCCCGCGCAGGACGGCACGTTTTCACTTCAAAGGACTTCGCGTCCCGAATCCGCGGCGGCTACACCGCCTACAAGATTCGGAGTTCGACCGACCGCGTCGAGAGCGTCGTGGACCGCCTCGACATCCTCGTCGCGCTGACCGAGCGCACCATCGACGAGAATCTGGACGAACTCCACGACGATTCGGTCATCATCTACGACGGTGAGCGCACCGAGATGGAGGACGTGGAGATTCCGGGCGACATGACCGGGCTGTCTGTGCCCCTCCAGCGCCTCGCCGAGGAGGCGGGCGGTGCCATCATGCAGAATATCGTCGCACTCGGTGCGGCCTGCGAGGTCACGAACTTCCCCATCGAGAACCTCGACTCCGCGCTGGAGAAGAAGTTCGGCAACAAAGGCGAGTCCATCGTCTCGAACAACAAGGAGGCCGCCCGCAAGGGCCAAGAGTTCGTCGCCGACGAGTACGATTACGAGTTCGACTACGACCTCGACACGACCGACAACGACTACGTTCTGCTGAACGGCGACGAGGCCATCGGCATGGGCGCAATCGCGGCCGGATGCCGCTTCTACGCCGGATACCCCATCACGCCCGCGACCGACGTGATGGAGTATCTGACCGGCCGCATCGAGCAGTTCGGCGGCGAAGTCGTCCAAGCCGAGGACGAACTCTCTGCCATCAACATGGCGCTGGGCGCGGCCCGCGCCGGTGCGCGCTCGATGACCGCCACGTCCGGGCCGGGCATCGACCTGATGACCGAGACGTTCGGACTCGTCGCGACCAGCGAGACGCCGCTGGTCATCGCCGACGTGATGCGTTCGGGTCCCTCGACCGGGATGCCGACCAAGCAGGAGCAGGGCGACCTCAACATGACGCTGTACGGCGGCCACGGCGAGATTCCGCGGTTCGTCGTCGCGCCGACCAACGTCGGCGAGTGCTTCCAGAAGACCATCGAGGCGTTCAACCTCGCCGAGAAGTACCAGACGCCGGTCTTCCTGCTGGCGGACCTCTCGATGGCCGTCACCGAGCAGACCTTCGAACCGGAGGTCTTCGACATGGACGCGGTCGAAATCGACCGCGGGAAAATCGTGGACGACGACGAGGTCGAGGCGTGGACCGACGAGCGCGACCGCTTCCAGCCTCACTTCTCGACGGCCGACGGCGTCAGTCCGCGCGCGCTCCCCGGCACGGAGAACGCCGCCCACATGTCCACCGGTCTCGAACACAACGCGTTGGGTCGCCGGACCGAGGACACCGACGTTCGCATCGAGCAGGTGGACAAGCGCAATCGGAAGGTCGAGACCGCCAAGGAAGAGGAGGACTGGAGTCCGCGGGAGTTCGGCAACCCCGACTCGGACAATCTGGTCATCTCGTGGGGGTCGAACGAGGGCGCGATGCGCGAAGCCCTCGACTACCTCGACGACGAAGAGATCGACGTTCGGTTCCTCTCGGTGCCCTACATCTTCCCGCGGCCCGACCTCAGCGACGACATCGAGGCCGCCGACGAGGTAATCGTCGTCGAGTGTAACGAGAGCGGACAGTTCGCCGACCTGCTGGAACACGACGCACTTACCCGCGTCAAGCGCGTGAACAAGTACAACGGCGTCAGGTTCAAGGCCGACGAACTGGCAGACGAAATCGAGGCGGCACTCCAGAGCGAGGAGGTTACAGCATGA
- a CDS encoding CPBP family intramembrane glutamic endopeptidase gives MESDADSSTLRERFVTRTPPRFGAVCSATGVALGGAIAGLVSALLMSNVYGAVASPNSALDALLSGYLVQPGMLALAGVYLGWRSDLRASIRVGVPTREGVGWILVGPFAYEALTSLGRVAVSAAGLSTGHHAAGLATWELLAGNPVLILPGTVLLFGVMAPAEELLYRGVLQAKLRDAFGFVGTVSISALLFGGMHFLLSGGVSSLLLTAVGGLSFTIPYERTRNLVVPILIHGLYWLTL, from the coding sequence ATGGAATCCGACGCCGATTCTTCGACCCTCCGCGAGCGGTTCGTCACCCGGACCCCTCCTCGGTTCGGGGCGGTATGCAGCGCCACTGGTGTCGCCCTCGGCGGCGCAATCGCGGGACTCGTCTCCGCCCTCCTCATGTCGAACGTGTATGGTGCGGTCGCGTCGCCGAACTCCGCGCTCGACGCCCTCCTCTCGGGGTATCTCGTCCAACCCGGAATGCTCGCGCTCGCGGGCGTCTACCTCGGGTGGCGGAGCGACCTCCGCGCGAGCATTCGGGTCGGGGTCCCGACCCGCGAAGGGGTCGGCTGGATACTCGTCGGCCCGTTCGCGTACGAGGCGCTGACCTCGCTGGGCAGGGTCGCGGTGTCGGCCGCCGGTCTATCGACGGGACACCACGCCGCTGGCCTCGCCACGTGGGAACTTCTGGCCGGGAACCCGGTTCTGATACTCCCCGGAACGGTCCTGTTGTTCGGGGTGATGGCTCCCGCGGAGGAACTGTTGTATCGCGGGGTGCTACAGGCCAAACTCCGGGACGCCTTCGGGTTCGTCGGAACGGTCTCGATCAGCGCGCTGCTGTTCGGAGGGATGCACTTCCTGCTGTCGGGCGGCGTGAGTTCGCTTCTCCTGACGGCGGTCGGCGGACTCTCCTTTACTATCCCCTACGAACGGACCCGGAATCTCGTCGTGCCGATACTCATCCACGGCCTCTACTGGCTGACGCTCTGA
- a CDS encoding 2-oxoacid:ferredoxin oxidoreductase subunit beta produces MSSEVRFTDFKSDKQPTWCPGCGDFGTMNGMMKALANTGNDPDNTFVVAGIGCSGKIGTYMHSYALHGVHGRALPVGTGVKLANPDLEVMVAGGDGDGYSIGAGHFIHAVRRNVDMTYVVMDNRIYGLTKGQASPTSREDFETSTTPEGPKQPPVNPLALALSAGGSFIAQSFSTDAQRHTEIVQKAIEHDGFGFVNVFSPCVTFNDVDTYDYFRDSIVDLDETDHDPTDRDAAKTKILDADKEYQGVLYQNEESVPYSDLHGLDSNMAEIPDGAPEGAMDLVREFY; encoded by the coding sequence ATGAGTTCAGAGGTTAGATTCACGGACTTCAAATCCGACAAGCAGCCGACGTGGTGTCCGGGTTGCGGGGACTTCGGCACGATGAACGGCATGATGAAGGCGCTGGCGAACACGGGCAACGACCCCGACAACACCTTCGTCGTGGCGGGCATCGGTTGTTCCGGCAAAATCGGCACCTACATGCACAGCTACGCGCTCCACGGCGTCCACGGCCGCGCGCTCCCCGTCGGGACGGGCGTCAAGTTGGCCAACCCCGACCTCGAAGTGATGGTCGCGGGCGGCGACGGCGACGGCTACTCCATCGGCGCGGGCCACTTCATTCACGCGGTCCGCCGGAACGTGGACATGACCTACGTGGTCATGGACAACCGCATCTACGGGCTGACCAAGGGCCAAGCCTCGCCGACTTCGCGCGAGGACTTCGAGACGAGTACGACCCCCGAGGGACCGAAACAGCCGCCGGTCAACCCCCTCGCCTTGGCGCTCTCGGCGGGCGGGAGCTTCATCGCCCAGTCGTTCTCCACGGACGCCCAACGGCACACCGAAATCGTCCAGAAGGCCATCGAACACGACGGCTTCGGCTTCGTGAACGTCTTCAGCCCGTGCGTGACGTTCAACGACGTGGACACCTACGACTACTTCCGGGACTCCATCGTGGACTTGGACGAGACCGACCACGACCCGACCGACCGCGACGCGGCGAAGACGAAGATTCTCGACGCCGACAAGGAGTATCAGGGCGTCCTCTACCAGAACGAGGAGTCCGTCCCCTACTCGGACCTCCACGGCCTCGACTCCAACATGGCCGAGATTCCGGACGGCGCGCCCGAGGGCGCGATGGACCTCGTCCGCGAGTTCTACTGA
- a CDS encoding AMP-binding protein, with product MFSHRERPYDWVGAWSEKRAQLSPDAVGLVDATTGERYTYAELDRRANRTARLLRDEGVTDDQGVTDGESVTADEETGERVAVLSRNRPELVDLFFATAKTGGVLAPLSHRLAAGELVEMLNDVDPALLVVEEPFTDLAADVLDHEARAFDCSILSLSADDSDSDAEASASGSRATFDPWTDALPEDSSPVETADVSMDDPHLFLHTGGSTGVPKETVLTHGSLLWNSFNTITAWGLRPEDVTPMVFPMFHTGGWNVLTLPLFHLGATVVIAREFEPSEVLHLVESEGATVLVAVPAVLRMMTRHDDWADTDLSTLRFAKSGGGPCRESVMEEWWERDVDLSQGYGLTECGPNNFTMPDGWPREKADSVGVPVMHADARVADDEGRELPAGEIGELELASPHAADRYWRNEAETAETFGGVSASEAGEGSEDPASAGWVSTGDLARRDDEGYFYIEGRKKNMYVSGGENVYPAAVEDRIADHPKVEEVVVVPVADDQWGQVGKAVVQGDESLTLEELTDFLDGKLARFKRPRHLAFVAEMPTSGPSKIDRQAVKREFGRE from the coding sequence ATGTTTAGCCACCGCGAGCGCCCCTACGACTGGGTGGGCGCGTGGAGCGAGAAGCGCGCGCAACTCTCGCCCGACGCGGTCGGACTGGTGGACGCGACGACCGGCGAACGCTACACCTACGCCGAGTTGGACCGGCGAGCCAACCGGACCGCGCGACTCCTGCGAGACGAGGGCGTGACCGACGACCAAGGCGTGACGGACGGCGAAAGCGTGACAGCCGACGAGGAGACCGGCGAGCGCGTGGCGGTCCTCTCGCGCAACCGTCCGGAACTCGTGGACCTGTTTTTCGCCACGGCGAAGACCGGCGGGGTTCTCGCGCCCCTCTCCCATCGCCTCGCCGCGGGCGAACTGGTCGAGATGCTGAACGACGTGGACCCGGCGCTCCTCGTCGTGGAGGAACCGTTTACCGACCTCGCGGCCGACGTGCTGGACCACGAGGCCCGCGCGTTCGACTGCTCGATACTGTCGCTGTCCGCGGACGATTCGGACTCGGACGCCGAGGCGTCGGCGTCCGGGTCGCGGGCGACGTTCGACCCGTGGACCGACGCGCTCCCCGAGGACTCCTCGCCCGTCGAGACCGCCGACGTGTCGATGGACGACCCGCATCTCTTTCTCCACACCGGCGGTTCGACCGGGGTTCCCAAGGAGACCGTCCTGACCCACGGGTCGCTCCTCTGGAACTCGTTCAACACCATCACGGCGTGGGGCCTGCGCCCCGAGGACGTGACGCCGATGGTGTTCCCCATGTTCCACACCGGCGGCTGGAACGTCCTGACGCTCCCGCTGTTCCACCTCGGCGCGACGGTCGTCATTGCCCGCGAATTCGAACCGAGCGAGGTCCTACACCTCGTGGAATCGGAGGGCGCGACGGTTCTCGTGGCCGTCCCCGCGGTCCTCCGGATGATGACTCGACACGACGACTGGGCGGATACCGACCTCTCGACGCTCCGGTTCGCCAAGTCGGGCGGCGGTCCCTGCCGCGAGTCCGTCATGGAGGAGTGGTGGGAGAGAGACGTGGACCTCTCGCAGGGCTACGGGCTGACCGAGTGCGGCCCGAACAACTTCACGATGCCCGACGGCTGGCCCCGCGAGAAGGCCGACAGCGTGGGCGTCCCCGTGATGCACGCCGACGCCCGAGTCGCCGACGACGAGGGCCGAGAACTCCCGGCGGGCGAAATCGGCGAACTCGAACTGGCGAGTCCCCACGCCGCCGACCGCTACTGGCGCAACGAGGCCGAGACCGCCGAGACGTTCGGCGGCGTCTCCGCGAGCGAAGCGGGCGAAGGCTCGGAAGACCCGGCTTCCGCCGGGTGGGTCTCGACCGGCGACCTCGCGCGCCGCGACGACGAGGGCTACTTCTACATCGAGGGCCGGAAGAAGAACATGTACGTCTCGGGCGGCGAGAACGTCTATCCCGCCGCCGTCGAGGACCGCATCGCCGACCACCCGAAGGTCGAGGAGGTCGTCGTCGTGCCGGTCGCCGACGACCAGTGGGGGCAGGTCGGCAAGGCGGTCGTGCAGGGCGACGAGTCGCTGACCCTCGAGGAACTGACCGACTTCTTGGACGGAAAACTCGCGCGGTTCAAGCGCCCGCGCCATCTGGCGTTCGTCGCCGAGATGCCGACCTCCGGCCCCTCGAAGATAGACCGACAGGCCGTCAAGCGGGAGTTCGGTAGAGAGTAG
- a CDS encoding endonuclease III domain-containing protein: MTDESDADPAESVESGDGAAESADAAARAEPAENISGGDAEASAAAEFAPGEAATRAEEVVDRLGGMYWQKTYGGRDAFECLVRTVLSQNTSDVASQPAHDALMERYDATERDLAAALAAARHDELADTIRSAGLYNRKAEVLTAVADRVLDEYGSAADFDAFVREEDPAEVRAALLDMGGVGPKTADCVLLFAGGQAGVFPVDTHVHRIYRRLGIAPADADHEEVRAVLEREVPGEKCGFGHTASIQFGREYCSARKPACLDGLDECPLSDICDRVGVNVESGEVVDPADAD, encoded by the coding sequence ATGACCGACGAGTCCGACGCCGACCCGGCGGAGAGCGTCGAATCCGGCGACGGGGCCGCCGAGAGCGCCGACGCCGCGGCGCGCGCCGAACCCGCGGAGAACATCAGCGGCGGCGACGCCGAGGCGAGCGCGGCCGCCGAGTTCGCCCCCGGCGAGGCCGCCACGCGCGCCGAGGAGGTCGTAGACCGACTCGGCGGCATGTACTGGCAGAAGACCTACGGCGGGCGCGACGCCTTCGAGTGTCTGGTTCGGACCGTCCTGAGCCAGAACACCAGCGACGTGGCGAGCCAACCGGCTCACGACGCGCTGATGGAGCGATACGATGCAACAGAGAGAGACCTCGCCGCGGCACTGGCCGCCGCGCGACACGACGAACTCGCGGACACGATTCGGTCCGCGGGCCTCTACAACCGGAAGGCGGAGGTACTGACTGCGGTCGCCGACCGCGTGCTAGACGAGTACGGGAGCGCCGCCGACTTCGACGCCTTCGTCCGCGAGGAGGACCCGGCGGAAGTTCGGGCGGCCCTCCTCGACATGGGCGGTGTCGGTCCCAAGACCGCCGACTGCGTGTTGCTGTTCGCTGGCGGGCAGGCGGGCGTCTTCCCCGTCGATACCCACGTCCACCGCATCTACCGGCGACTCGGCATCGCGCCCGCCGACGCCGACCACGAGGAGGTCCGGGCGGTGCTGGAGCGGGAAGTCCCCGGCGAGAAGTGCGGGTTCGGCCATACGGCGAGCATCCAGTTCGGCCGCGAGTACTGTTCGGCCCGGAAACCCGCCTGTCTGGACGGACTGGACGAGTGCCCGCTCTCGGACATCTGCGACAGGGTGGGCGTGAACGTCG
- the proS gene encoding proline--tRNA ligase, whose protein sequence is MSDDEQELGITERKEYNPGDWYAEVVTKAELADYAPMGGFIVTRPRGYALWEGVQDHLDEKFKQTGAQNAYFPALIPESFLERESDIVEGFDPEVAWVTHGGHDELEERLAFRPTSESIITPFMSDWVRSHRDLPLRLNQWCSVIRWEATETKPFFRTKEFLWQEGHTAHESEDEAWDETMTRLDQYENLYEDVLAIPVMRGRKPPHDKFPGADTTTTVEALMPDGKSVQGGTSHYLGQGFAEAYDLTYTDEEEEEAVAHTTSWGLSWRALGALIMTHSDDQGFVCPPEIAPEQVVIVPIWNEDNREEVLDYAEEVADDLEDADVRVELDDRDERNPGFKFNEWELKGVPVRVEIGPNEVEDDELTVVHRPDGEDTVEDRENVGETIRSHFDQVYAKLYDAAKENLEENVREAYETSQILGTIGQHGGYVKTPWCGDQACEQVIKEEIAAEIVMLPMDRDEEPIGDECGVCGDEACETAYFAKSY, encoded by the coding sequence ATGAGCGACGACGAGCAAGAACTCGGCATCACCGAGCGGAAAGAGTACAATCCCGGAGACTGGTACGCGGAAGTCGTCACGAAGGCCGAACTCGCCGACTACGCGCCGATGGGCGGGTTCATCGTCACCCGTCCTCGCGGCTACGCCCTCTGGGAGGGCGTTCAGGACCACTTGGACGAGAAGTTCAAGCAGACCGGCGCGCAGAACGCCTACTTCCCCGCGCTCATCCCCGAGAGCTTCCTCGAACGCGAGAGTGACATCGTGGAAGGGTTCGACCCCGAGGTCGCGTGGGTCACGCACGGCGGCCACGACGAACTGGAAGAGCGCCTCGCCTTCCGACCCACCAGCGAGTCCATCATCACGCCGTTCATGAGCGACTGGGTGCGGAGCCACCGCGACCTGCCCCTGCGCCTGAACCAGTGGTGTAGCGTCATCCGGTGGGAGGCCACCGAGACCAAGCCGTTCTTCCGGACCAAGGAGTTCCTCTGGCAGGAGGGCCACACCGCCCACGAGAGCGAGGACGAGGCGTGGGACGAGACGATGACCCGCCTCGACCAGTACGAGAACCTCTACGAGGACGTGCTGGCCATCCCGGTCATGCGCGGCCGCAAGCCGCCCCACGACAAGTTCCCCGGCGCGGACACCACGACGACCGTCGAGGCGCTGATGCCCGACGGCAAGTCCGTCCAAGGCGGTACCTCCCACTATCTCGGGCAGGGCTTCGCGGAGGCCTACGACCTGACCTACACCGACGAGGAGGAAGAGGAAGCGGTCGCCCACACGACCTCGTGGGGCCTCTCGTGGCGCGCGCTCGGCGCGCTCATCATGACCCACTCCGACGACCAAGGGTTCGTCTGCCCGCCCGAAATCGCGCCCGAGCAGGTCGTCATCGTCCCCATCTGGAACGAAGACAACCGCGAGGAGGTACTCGACTACGCCGAGGAGGTCGCCGACGACCTCGAAGACGCCGACGTGCGCGTCGAGTTGGACGACCGCGACGAGCGTAATCCCGGCTTCAAGTTCAACGAGTGGGAGCTGAAGGGCGTCCCCGTCCGCGTCGAAATCGGTCCCAACGAGGTCGAAGACGACGAGTTGACCGTCGTCCACCGACCCGACGGCGAGGACACCGTGGAGGACCGCGAGAACGTCGGCGAGACCATCCGGAGTCACTTCGACCAAGTGTACGCGAAGCTCTACGACGCCGCCAAGGAGAATCTGGAGGAGAACGTGCGCGAGGCCTACGAGACCTCCCAAATCCTCGGGACCATCGGCCAGCACGGCGGCTACGTCAAGACGCCGTGGTGTGGCGACCAAGCCTGCGAGCAGGTCATCAAAGAGGAGATCGCCGCCGAAATCGTGATGCTCCCGATGGACCGCGACGAGGAGCCGATCGGCGACGAGTGTGGCGTCTGCGGCGACGAGGCCTGCGAGACGGCGTACTTCGCGAAGTCGTACTGA